The following proteins come from a genomic window of Mucinivorans hirudinis:
- a CDS encoding GTPase and tRNA-U34 5-formylation enzyme TrmE produces the protein MSHLASTIVAPATAQGGAISIIRLSGSNGTDIIKRHFSRPLEDRRALFGSFSDGDKIIDEVVVTYFKAPRSYTGEDCVEISCHGSQWIVSEIVRLLISSGAVAASPGEFTQRAFLNGKIALSQAEAVADLIASDSRASAQVAIQQMRGGYAQELRVLNYELLNILSLLELELDFAEEDVEFADRGVLGGLIEKLHCRVRDLASSFSLGNVLKNGVPVAIVGKPNVGKSTLLNRLVGEERAIVSSVAGTTRDYIEEAITIDGIVFRFIDTAGLRSSTDEIELIGIERTYEKLRQAAIVIQLIDNMDDVEELSLSAEQKLMVVLNKIDSNPTVPTPPDTLKISAKNGIGISELRFALLSLIPKGSLSQHSLVVSNARHYEALQRGASAFSRALQALSDALPSDLIASEIRNGLYSLQEITGEITTDDILGNIFKNFCIGK, from the coding sequence ATGTCCCATCTCGCCTCCACAATCGTAGCACCCGCCACCGCCCAAGGCGGAGCAATCTCCATAATTCGTCTTAGCGGAAGCAACGGTACGGATATTATAAAAAGGCATTTCAGTCGCCCACTAGAAGATAGACGAGCACTTTTCGGCTCATTCTCAGATGGTGATAAGATTATAGACGAGGTTGTTGTAACCTACTTCAAAGCTCCACGCTCCTATACGGGAGAAGATTGTGTGGAGATTTCTTGCCACGGTTCTCAGTGGATAGTTTCGGAAATAGTCCGCTTGCTAATCTCCTCCGGAGCAGTTGCCGCCTCCCCCGGCGAATTCACCCAGCGAGCATTTCTCAACGGCAAAATCGCCCTCTCCCAAGCCGAAGCCGTTGCCGACTTGATAGCCTCCGACTCTCGCGCCTCGGCTCAGGTGGCTATTCAGCAGATGCGGGGGGGATATGCACAGGAGTTAAGAGTTTTGAATTATGAACTATTAAATATTCTGTCTCTACTGGAATTGGAGTTGGATTTTGCGGAAGAGGATGTTGAGTTTGCCGACCGTGGCGTGCTGGGTGGTCTGATAGAGAAATTGCATTGCCGTGTGAGAGATTTGGCGTCGTCATTCTCGCTGGGCAATGTGCTTAAAAATGGTGTACCGGTAGCCATTGTGGGGAAACCTAACGTCGGAAAATCGACACTTTTGAACAGATTGGTGGGCGAAGAGCGCGCCATTGTCTCTTCCGTTGCCGGAACTACGCGCGACTATATTGAGGAGGCAATCACCATTGATGGTATCGTTTTCAGGTTTATTGATACTGCCGGTTTGCGTTCTTCCACCGATGAGATTGAGCTTATCGGCATAGAACGCACATATGAAAAATTGCGCCAAGCTGCAATAGTTATTCAATTAATCGACAATATGGATGACGTTGAGGAGTTGTCGTTGTCGGCTGAGCAAAAGTTGATGGTTGTTCTCAATAAAATTGATTCAAATCCCACCGTCCCCACTCCCCCCGATACTCTAAAAATCTCTGCAAAAAACGGCATAGGTATCTCGGAGCTACGATTCGCCCTACTTTCTCTCATCCCCAAGGGGTCGCTTTCGCAGCACTCTTTGGTAGTAAGTAATGCTCGTCACTATGAGGCGTTACAGCGCGGAGCTTCAGCCTTTTCACGCGCCCTTCAAGCATTATCCGATGCTCTCCCCAGCGACCTGATCGCCTCCGAAATCCGCAACGGACTCTACTCACTCCAAGAAATCACCGGCGAAATCACCACAGACGATATTCTCGGCAATATCTTTAAGAATTTCTGCATCGGAAAGTAA
- a CDS encoding Integrase, whose protein sequence is MEIKLIKRALKSGRTSLVLEYYSGYTVADNGTTKANRKYETLEYYLHTNPKNKEERDHNKINLEMAERVKAKRLLAEQNKQYGFSVEYKIRTNLVEYIKRLINERKESPGNYGNWDSALKHLVAYAGSDTTFEMVDKAFVEGFKKYLAKDARTKSNTKLSASSQSSYFLKLKATLNQAVEDGIIPNTPAAKVKPAKLDDVQREYLTFEELRRLVQADCKYPILKEAFLFSCLTGMRWSDIQKLMWSEVQEYDGTTRIVFRQKKTKGFEYLDISDQAVRFLGTRQKPDDRVFHGLKYSAWHNLALREWCLKADIKKHITFHCGRHSFAVLQLSLGTEIYTVSKLLGHKELKTTQIYAQIMDDKKREAVNKIPEL, encoded by the coding sequence ATGGAAATCAAGCTAATCAAACGAGCACTGAAGTCCGGGCGAACATCGCTCGTGCTGGAGTATTATAGCGGCTACACGGTCGCAGACAACGGTACCACCAAAGCCAATCGCAAGTACGAAACTTTGGAGTACTACCTACACACCAATCCAAAGAACAAAGAGGAGCGAGACCACAATAAAATCAATCTCGAAATGGCAGAGAGGGTCAAAGCCAAACGCCTACTCGCCGAGCAGAACAAGCAGTATGGTTTCTCGGTCGAGTATAAGATCCGCACCAATCTCGTTGAGTACATCAAGCGGTTAATAAACGAAAGGAAAGAGTCGCCCGGCAACTACGGCAATTGGGATAGTGCCCTGAAACACCTTGTCGCTTACGCAGGTTCAGATACTACTTTCGAGATGGTTGACAAGGCATTTGTGGAGGGTTTCAAAAAATACTTGGCAAAAGATGCTAGAACAAAAAGCAACACAAAGCTGTCAGCGAGTAGCCAAAGTAGCTACTTCCTAAAACTCAAAGCCACACTTAATCAAGCTGTTGAAGATGGAATAATCCCCAACACGCCTGCCGCAAAGGTTAAGCCTGCCAAGCTCGATGATGTGCAGCGTGAGTACCTCACTTTTGAGGAGTTGCGGCGACTTGTCCAAGCTGATTGCAAATACCCTATACTGAAAGAGGCGTTTTTGTTTTCGTGTCTGACCGGTATGAGGTGGAGCGACATTCAAAAACTAATGTGGTCTGAGGTGCAAGAGTATGACGGCACAACACGCATTGTATTCCGCCAAAAGAAGACCAAGGGTTTTGAGTATCTCGACATTTCCGACCAAGCGGTTCGTTTCCTCGGTACACGTCAGAAGCCAGATGATAGAGTTTTTCATGGCTTAAAATACTCGGCATGGCACAATCTCGCCCTGCGTGAATGGTGCTTAAAGGCTGATATTAAAAAGCACATCACGTTCCATTGTGGTCGCCACTCGTTCGCCGTTTTGCAGCTATCACTCGGCACTGAAATTTACACTGTATCAAAACTACTCGGACACAAAGAGCTGAAAACCACCCAAATTTACGCCCAGATAATGGACGACAAAAAACGTGAGGCGGTAAATAAAATACCTGAATTATAA
- a CDS encoding helix-turn-helix domain protein, giving the protein MQYIAAMERIEELLPIVDEQTPENDKNSVELVLLSNLVADYDEEHYPIKQPSLADVLKLRMFEMRLTQKNIAEMLGVSPSRISEYLTGKSEPTLKVARDINRKLSIDASIILGV; this is encoded by the coding sequence ATGCAGTACATTGCAGCAATGGAACGCATTGAAGAGTTACTGCCAATTGTTGATGAACAGACACCCGAAAATGATAAAAATTCGGTTGAACTTGTTTTGCTTTCTAACCTTGTGGCAGATTATGACGAAGAACACTATCCTATTAAACAACCATCATTGGCTGATGTCTTAAAGCTCAGAATGTTTGAGATGCGGTTAACACAAAAGAATATTGCCGAGATGTTGGGTGTTAGTCCGTCCAGAATTAGCGAGTATTTAACTGGAAAAAGCGAGCCGACATTGAAGGTTGCAAGAGATATTAATCGTAAACTTTCAATAGACGCTTCAATAATATTGGGTGTATAA
- a CDS encoding putative excisionase — protein MSENQSVEQRLDTIERLLRGQKSVLTFEEGCEFTGLSKTYMYKLTHRNKIPFFKPHGKNIYFSREELEKWLMRNQTKSTQQKEQEAIDYVARKRRP, from the coding sequence ATGAGTGAAAATCAATCTGTCGAACAACGACTCGACACAATCGAACGACTACTGCGTGGGCAAAAGTCAGTTCTCACGTTTGAAGAGGGGTGCGAATTTACAGGACTATCCAAGACCTATATGTATAAACTCACCCATCGCAACAAAATCCCATTTTTCAAACCACACGGTAAAAATATCTACTTCAGCCGTGAGGAGCTCGAAAAGTGGCTAATGCGGAATCAGACTAAGAGCACGCAGCAAAAAGAGCAGGAGGCAATAGACTATGTTGCTCGCAAAAGGAGACCGTAG
- a CDS encoding Mobile element protein, with the protein MEEILFTPYIGVGCGIDVHKDLIVATIQRGNEVVGTKEFDGFTVSLESLRDWCKDAGVTHIAMESTGIYWKPVFNILEDDFEVILVNARHVKNVPGHKTDKKDSKWLSKLLVSGLLKGSFIPPRDIRDLRDLVRYKKKLVAHSASEKNRIIKILEDCNIKLSSVLSDVDGAVGRNIISALIDGESDVNQLMRFYHGKIKTPRSEFVKALQGKVSDHHRFMLQFHRDVIANDDAMLERLDAEIAKAVSDYEVELELLETIPGVGRDSAIGIISEIGVDMERFPDENHLSSYCGVSPGNNESAGKKKVQRP; encoded by the coding sequence ATGGAAGAGATACTATTTACCCCCTACATTGGGGTTGGTTGCGGGATTGATGTCCATAAGGATTTGATAGTTGCAACCATTCAACGAGGCAACGAAGTTGTCGGCACAAAGGAGTTTGACGGTTTTACCGTTTCCTTGGAATCTTTGCGTGATTGGTGCAAAGATGCGGGTGTCACTCATATTGCGATGGAGAGCACCGGTATTTATTGGAAGCCTGTGTTCAATATTTTGGAGGATGATTTTGAGGTTATTTTGGTTAATGCTCGGCACGTAAAGAATGTGCCTGGTCATAAGACCGACAAGAAGGATAGCAAATGGTTGAGCAAATTATTGGTAAGCGGACTACTCAAAGGTAGCTTTATCCCTCCACGCGACATAAGAGATTTACGAGATTTAGTTCGCTACAAGAAGAAGTTAGTAGCTCATAGTGCATCAGAGAAGAATCGTATAATCAAGATATTGGAGGATTGCAATATCAAGTTATCAAGTGTATTGAGTGATGTTGATGGAGCCGTTGGTCGCAATATCATCAGTGCATTGATAGATGGAGAGAGTGATGTAAATCAATTAATGCGGTTTTATCACGGCAAGATAAAGACACCTCGTAGTGAGTTTGTCAAAGCTTTGCAGGGTAAGGTTAGCGATCATCATCGTTTTATGTTGCAGTTTCATCGAGATGTGATAGCTAATGATGATGCTATGTTGGAGCGGTTGGATGCAGAAATAGCCAAGGCTGTTTCTGATTATGAAGTTGAATTGGAGCTATTGGAGACCATACCGGGTGTTGGGCGAGATAGTGCCATTGGTATTATAAGCGAGATAGGTGTTGATATGGAACGATTTCCTGATGAGAACCATTTAAGTTCTTATTGTGGTGTAAGTCCGGGCAATAATGAGAGTGCGGGTAAAAAAAAAGTACAAAGACCATAA
- a CDS encoding transposase, whose protein sequence is MDRRSQEYQIMRDKALSQLRSGESLTGKDGAFAPLLKEFLEAALDGEMAAHLDEAERQQGNKRNGRGSKRVKTMAGEIEIETPQDRHSSFTPEILRKRETILADNMSSKIISLYGMGMSLRDISAHIEEMYDVEISHNTLSEIIERIVPKVKEWQSRPLESMYTIVWLDAMHYKVKDGGRTESRAVYNVLAVNKDGRKELIGMYVSESEGANFWLSVLTDLKARGMKDVLIACIDNLTGFAEAIATIFPQVIIQSCIVHQIRNSLKYIASKDKKEFMGDLKTVYQAPTLDLAELNLDKLEDKWGQKYPVVIGSWRRNWDKLSAYFAYDEHIRRLIYTTNAVEGFHRQARKVTKTKGVFPNDMALMKLLYLAVLNISKKWTQPLPNWALTAGQLRIKFGERMPMEL, encoded by the coding sequence ATGGATAGGAGAAGTCAGGAGTATCAAATAATGCGTGATAAGGCATTATCTCAGCTTCGGAGTGGGGAGTCACTCACGGGCAAAGATGGGGCATTTGCTCCACTGTTGAAAGAATTTTTAGAAGCCGCTTTGGATGGCGAAATGGCAGCTCATCTCGACGAGGCGGAACGCCAGCAAGGCAACAAGCGTAACGGTCGAGGAAGCAAACGAGTCAAAACGATGGCAGGTGAGATTGAAATAGAGACACCTCAGGATCGTCATAGCAGTTTTACACCCGAGATTCTCAGGAAACGGGAGACCATTTTGGCGGATAATATGTCCTCCAAGATCATCAGTTTGTATGGTATGGGTATGAGCCTGAGGGATATATCTGCTCATATCGAAGAGATGTATGACGTTGAGATATCGCACAATACGCTGAGTGAAATTATCGAACGTATAGTTCCCAAGGTCAAGGAGTGGCAAAGTCGTCCTTTGGAGTCGATGTACACTATCGTTTGGCTCGATGCGATGCACTACAAGGTCAAAGATGGTGGACGTACGGAGAGCCGAGCCGTTTATAATGTGCTGGCAGTCAATAAGGATGGTCGCAAAGAGTTAATCGGGATGTATGTATCTGAGAGTGAGGGAGCGAACTTCTGGTTGAGTGTATTGACCGATTTGAAAGCACGTGGGATGAAAGATGTTTTGATTGCCTGCATTGACAACCTTACGGGCTTTGCCGAGGCAATAGCCACCATTTTCCCGCAAGTAATCATTCAGAGCTGCATCGTTCATCAAATCCGCAACTCATTGAAATACATTGCCTCCAAAGACAAAAAGGAGTTTATGGGTGATTTGAAGACGGTCTATCAAGCTCCCACTCTGGATTTAGCCGAACTCAATCTTGATAAATTGGAGGATAAATGGGGGCAGAAATACCCTGTTGTTATAGGCTCGTGGCGACGAAATTGGGATAAGCTTAGTGCCTATTTTGCTTATGATGAGCATATTCGCAGACTTATCTACACAACTAATGCTGTTGAGGGATTTCATCGTCAGGCACGGAAAGTTACCAAGACGAAGGGTGTTTTCCCTAATGATATGGCATTGATGAAGTTACTCTACTTAGCGGTGCTCAACATCTCCAAGAAATGGACTCAACCCCTTCCGAATTGGGCGTTAACAGCAGGTCAATTACGGATAAAGTTTGGCGAAAGGATGCCTATGGAGTTATAG
- a CDS encoding Mobilization protein BmgB, whose amino-acid sequence MKDYFLGLRLTYSEFHRLGAMSRKSGKSKSEIVRDLLSHGYVRERIKREHIDTIRKLTGEATNLNQLAKRANTFGYSAAATGVEVLAARIEGIIKMIKDDG is encoded by the coding sequence ATGAAAGATTATTTTTTAGGGCTTCGGCTCACCTATTCAGAGTTTCATCGACTCGGAGCAATGAGCCGAAAAAGCGGCAAGAGCAAAAGTGAAATTGTGCGAGATTTACTCTCTCACGGCTACGTCCGTGAACGCATCAAGCGAGAGCATATCGACACCATTCGCAAGCTCACAGGCGAGGCGACCAATCTCAATCAACTTGCCAAACGAGCCAACACCTTCGGCTACTCGGCTGCCGCAACAGGTGTCGAAGTGCTTGCTGCACGAATAGAGGGAATCATAAAGATGATAAAAGATGATGGCTAA
- a CDS encoding Mobilization protein BmgA gives MAKIVKGKTFSGCVRYVLDKEKAELLETTGLQLGDSSQIASDFELQAMLNPKVKNTVGHISLNFALQDERLAGDDSLMLTITKEYLERMDIRNTQYLIARHTDRNHSHCHIIYNRVDCDGKTISDKNDRFRSEKICKMLTARHRLHFAQGKEQVNENRLRHKDAKKYHIYNAIKATLPICRSWESFQNRLDAQGVNMEFKYKSGSDERQGVKFEYDGVSFSGSKIDRAYSFMHLDNHFANQNHHRVERHVSQAAAQTEHSVASEVAGGLLSILSSPLEVNGNYEDQAEFDRLERLKKKKRRGRRM, from the coding sequence ATGGCTAAAATTGTCAAGGGCAAGACCTTTAGCGGTTGCGTGAGATACGTGCTCGACAAGGAGAAAGCGGAGCTGTTAGAGACCACAGGGCTACAATTGGGAGATTCTTCGCAAATCGCCTCAGACTTTGAGTTGCAAGCAATGCTCAACCCCAAAGTCAAGAACACAGTCGGACACATATCGCTCAACTTCGCATTGCAAGATGAGCGGCTCGCTGGCGATGACTCTTTGATGCTGACAATAACCAAAGAGTATCTGGAGCGTATGGATATTCGCAACACTCAATATCTAATCGCTCGCCACACCGACCGCAACCACAGCCATTGCCACATCATTTACAACCGAGTCGATTGCGACGGAAAAACCATCTCCGACAAAAACGACCGATTCCGCAGCGAGAAGATTTGTAAAATGCTAACCGCCAGACACCGCCTCCACTTTGCCCAAGGCAAAGAGCAGGTCAACGAGAACCGCCTGCGACACAAGGATGCAAAGAAGTACCACATCTACAATGCAATAAAGGCAACATTGCCCATTTGTCGCTCGTGGGAGAGTTTTCAGAACAGACTCGATGCACAGGGCGTAAATATGGAGTTTAAGTACAAAAGCGGCAGCGACGAGCGGCAAGGGGTTAAATTTGAGTATGACGGTGTTAGCTTCTCAGGCTCAAAGATTGACCGAGCGTACAGCTTTATGCACCTTGATAACCATTTTGCCAATCAGAACCACCACAGAGTCGAACGCCACGTATCACAAGCCGCTGCTCAAACCGAACATAGCGTGGCGAGCGAAGTGGCTGGCGGACTACTCTCAATCCTCTCATCGCCATTGGAAGTCAATGGCAACTACGAAGATCAAGCCGAATTCGACCGTCTGGAAAGACTCAAAAAGAAGAAACGGCGAGGTCGAAGAATGTAA
- a CDS encoding Type I restriction-modification system (DNA-methyltransferase subunit M), translated as MAIKKSELYNTLWKSCDELRGGMDASQYKDYVLVMLFVKYISDKSKNDKNFSIDIPNGCYFDDFIALKGKDSIGEGINKILEKLADANTQLTSVITVADFADESKLGKGDDLIKTVSNLIGVFQSSGLDFGKNRSEDDDLMGDAYEYLMKNFATESGKSKGQFYTPAEVSRVMAKVIGIQRAKSANESLYDPTCGSGSLLLKALAEAPVEVTVYGQEKDVATHGLAKMNMILHGIDDADIRQGDTINDPQLKENDTLRTFDYIVANPPFSTKSWLKSAKSEDTYGRWGSKIGIPPEKNGDYAFLLHIIRSLKQYGTGACILPHGVLFRGNAEYAIRKNIIKYIKGIIGLPSNLFFGTGIPACILILDKRDADNRKGIFMIDAKGGYVKDGAKNRLREQDVRRIVDVWEAHKDVPHYARFVSFDEIETSNDFNLNLPRYIPSADSEILQDIEAHLQGGLPLHDIEQMEQYWSSCPTLRGELFVENTPRVGYAQLKVSKSEIRQTIQVNRDYQTQSQLFRRHLDDWKSEVSPKLFALNQGIKPKGYAKELGDSILRHFIQDALLVDGYNAYDVFMNYWNETMQDDLYLISEVGWCAELYVPQPAEKKSKSGEVKKSKRKEPKSIYDLACDLLPVDLVVKRYFDDLSQTLASAEEQLAEYESQKAEMEEMYKEDYLDETVFEGKKITDASLKKREKLLKDTKSDKEERNVIACYIDLRGSISAAKRVIRVCNTDLLALVVGKYKELSSDEVRDMVVDDKWFGTLTHRLEEQMVQISQQLTSSVVSLVERYESTLPELDRTAQELEDKVTAHLRTMGFNWA; from the coding sequence ATGGCAATTAAAAAATCTGAGTTATATAATACTCTATGGAAAAGTTGTGACGAACTTAGAGGGGGGATGGATGCAAGCCAATACAAAGATTATGTATTGGTTATGCTCTTTGTGAAGTATATTAGTGACAAATCAAAGAATGATAAGAATTTTTCGATTGATATTCCGAATGGATGTTATTTTGATGATTTTATTGCTCTTAAAGGCAAAGACTCGATAGGCGAAGGAATAAACAAGATATTAGAAAAATTAGCAGATGCCAACACACAATTAACAAGTGTAATTACGGTGGCTGATTTTGCTGATGAAAGTAAATTAGGTAAAGGAGACGATCTAATAAAGACCGTTAGTAACTTGATTGGAGTGTTTCAATCATCGGGATTAGACTTTGGCAAGAATCGCTCGGAAGATGATGATCTGATGGGTGATGCCTATGAATATTTAATGAAGAACTTTGCCACTGAGAGTGGGAAAAGTAAGGGGCAATTTTATACGCCAGCAGAAGTTAGTCGTGTAATGGCAAAGGTTATCGGGATTCAACGAGCAAAGAGTGCTAACGAATCGCTTTATGACCCAACTTGTGGTTCGGGCTCTCTGCTACTAAAAGCTCTTGCTGAAGCACCCGTGGAGGTTACAGTGTATGGTCAGGAGAAAGATGTTGCTACTCACGGTTTGGCGAAAATGAATATGATATTGCACGGAATTGACGATGCTGATATTCGCCAAGGAGATACGATTAATGATCCGCAGCTAAAAGAGAACGATACTTTACGCACTTTTGACTACATAGTTGCAAATCCTCCATTTTCAACAAAATCTTGGTTAAAGAGTGCAAAATCAGAAGATACCTATGGTCGTTGGGGCTCAAAAATTGGAATACCACCCGAGAAAAACGGAGATTATGCTTTTCTACTGCATATCATTCGTTCATTGAAACAGTATGGTACAGGAGCGTGCATCTTACCTCACGGTGTTTTGTTTCGTGGCAATGCGGAGTATGCTATTCGTAAAAATATCATCAAGTACATTAAAGGCATAATAGGACTTCCGTCAAATTTATTTTTTGGAACAGGTATTCCTGCTTGTATCTTGATATTGGATAAACGAGACGCTGATAATCGGAAGGGGATCTTTATGATAGACGCCAAGGGTGGATACGTTAAAGATGGAGCCAAAAACCGACTCAGAGAGCAAGATGTTCGTCGTATTGTAGACGTATGGGAGGCTCACAAAGATGTGCCACATTATGCTCGTTTTGTCTCTTTTGATGAGATAGAGACTTCCAATGATTTCAATTTGAATTTACCACGATATATTCCGTCTGCTGATAGTGAGATTTTGCAAGATATTGAGGCACATCTGCAAGGAGGATTACCACTTCACGACATTGAACAGATGGAGCAGTATTGGAGCTCTTGCCCGACATTACGTGGTGAGCTATTTGTAGAAAATACGCCACGTGTTGGATATGCTCAATTGAAAGTATCGAAATCAGAGATACGTCAAACGATACAGGTCAATCGTGATTATCAAACGCAGTCGCAACTGTTCCGTCGTCATTTAGATGATTGGAAGAGTGAAGTTAGCCCCAAATTATTTGCACTCAATCAAGGAATCAAACCCAAGGGCTATGCCAAGGAGCTGGGTGATTCTATTTTACGCCATTTTATTCAAGATGCACTTTTGGTGGATGGCTATAATGCCTATGACGTATTTATGAACTATTGGAATGAGACGATGCAAGATGATTTGTATTTGATTTCTGAGGTTGGTTGGTGTGCCGAGCTTTATGTTCCACAGCCGGCAGAGAAGAAGAGCAAAAGTGGCGAAGTGAAAAAGTCGAAACGCAAGGAGCCGAAATCAATCTATGACCTTGCCTGCGATTTGTTACCTGTTGATTTGGTTGTTAAGAGATATTTTGATGATTTGAGCCAGACTCTTGCCTCTGCCGAGGAGCAGTTGGCTGAGTATGAGAGCCAGAAAGCAGAGATGGAGGAGATGTATAAGGAAGACTACCTTGATGAGACGGTTTTTGAAGGTAAGAAGATAACCGATGCGTCGTTGAAAAAGCGAGAGAAACTACTCAAAGATACCAAGTCGGACAAAGAAGAGCGGAATGTAATAGCTTGTTACATTGACCTTCGTGGCTCTATTTCGGCAGCAAAGAGGGTTATTCGTGTATGCAATACAGATTTATTGGCTTTGGTGGTTGGCAAATATAAGGAGTTAAGCTCTGATGAGGTTCGTGATATGGTTGTCGATGATAAGTGGTTTGGCACGTTGACACATAGGCTTGAGGAACAAATGGTACAGATTAGTCAACAACTCACCTCTTCGGTTGTCTCGCTCGTGGAGCGTTACGAGAGCACCTTACCGGAGCTCGATCGCACTGCTCAAGAGTTAGAAGATAAAGTAACCGCCCATTTACGTACAATGGGATTTAATTGGGCATAA
- a CDS encoding Type I restriction-modification system, specificity subunit S: METIRKGYKQTDIGIIPEDWEVKTIGKIFTSFPTASFSREQLGDGNVKYIHYGDIHTKFGAIVNVETTDLPTVSDSQSNRYVKLKNGDIILADASEDYEGVGKCIEILNCQNTPAISGLHTIPLRDSNNEFVDGLRGYIFQSKNVKSQLDRQAVGTKVYSISYNSIKECLIPIPTKIEQRAIAEVLSEIDLLIEVLDKKIAKKRAIKDGAMQQLLTAKKRLPGFSDPWVEKKLGDILDYEQPTNYIIQCNDYLDSGIPVLTAGKTFILGYTHETTGIYDNVPVIIFDDFTTASKYVDFPFKVKSSAMKILTINNIDYNLRFIFELMQIIDFPLSDHQRYWISEYSELIIQLPNNRKEQQAIAEILTDMDDEIELLEQQRSKYTALKQGAMQQLLTGQIRLKTK, from the coding sequence ATGGAGACAATACGCAAAGGTTACAAACAGACTGACATTGGTATTATTCCAGAGGATTGGGAAGTGAAAACAATAGGCAAGATTTTCACATCATTCCCTACTGCTTCGTTTAGTCGAGAACAATTAGGAGATGGAAATGTGAAATATATTCACTATGGTGACATACACACTAAATTTGGTGCGATAGTTAATGTTGAAACAACTGATTTGCCAACTGTTTCGGATAGTCAATCAAATAGATATGTTAAACTAAAAAACGGAGATATAATACTTGCCGATGCCTCAGAAGACTATGAGGGAGTTGGAAAATGTATAGAAATTTTGAATTGTCAAAATACGCCAGCAATCTCAGGTTTACACACAATCCCTTTAAGAGATTCTAATAATGAGTTTGTTGATGGATTACGGGGGTACATATTTCAGAGTAAGAATGTAAAAAGCCAGTTAGATAGACAAGCGGTAGGCACAAAAGTTTACAGTATATCTTATAACTCTATTAAAGAGTGCCTGATTCCTATTCCAACAAAAATTGAGCAGCGAGCAATTGCGGAGGTATTGAGTGAGATTGATTTGTTGATTGAGGTGTTGGACAAAAAGATAGCCAAAAAGCGAGCCATCAAAGACGGAGCAATGCAACAACTACTCACCGCAAAAAAACGCCTCCCCGGATTCTCTGACCCTTGGGTCGAGAAGAAACTTGGAGATATCTTAGATTACGAACAACCAACTAACTACATTATACAATGTAATGATTATTTGGACTCTGGTATTCCTGTATTAACTGCAGGCAAGACGTTTATACTTGGATATACTCATGAAACTACAGGCATTTACGATAATGTACCGGTAATTATATTTGACGACTTTACTACAGCGTCAAAATATGTTGATTTTCCTTTCAAGGTAAAATCCTCTGCAATGAAAATTCTCACCATTAACAATATAGATTATAATCTACGCTTTATTTTTGAGCTGATGCAAATCATAGATTTTCCCTTATCTGACCATCAAAGATATTGGATATCGGAGTATAGCGAGTTAATCATACAACTACCCAATAATCGAAAAGAACAGCAAGCGATTGCTGAAATTCTAACCGATATGGACGATGAAATAGAGCTATTAGAGCAACAACGCTCAAAATACACCGCCCTCAAACAAGGCGCAATGCAACAACTCCTAACAGGACAAATAAGACTTAAAACAAAATAA